A segment of the Manihot esculenta cultivar AM560-2 chromosome 13, M.esculenta_v8, whole genome shotgun sequence genome:
CACTGATATTGGTGTCTCTGTAGGTAAGTTCTCATTAAGCTTTTTGCGCTTTTTGTTTACCATATCCTTTCCTTCTGCTTAAAAAATGAAGGTGGGTAAACCAGTCCCGTGATATAGAGAAGCATAAAAGTTCCATTGTGGCAATTGTCTTATACTGATCGTTTTTTTCTGATTATTTTTCCATGGGGAAATTGGAGCAATAAAGTAACGTTGTTTAGGTCATTGCTACAAACAAATGAAAGTTAAGAAATGATTTGTAATAAAGTGTCATACTTATCCTTTACCAAGGTAGTGTTTTATCTCCTGCAGTCTGAGTCTTAGCCTTGATTTACCCATGTAGTAAAGAATTTAGATTCAAATGCTTTATTATGTATGTACATAAGATTTTGCAATTGATTATTAAACAAACAAGGGCCACCAGCTTGCTTTCTCCCCCTGCGGTAATAAGACCGCCTGTTTCCAAAGCTCATGTCATATCCCAGCAAATAATTGTGATCTGGTAGCAGTGTCATTCTTTTTCTTACAAGTTAAAATTGTCACTGGTTCTTGTgcatcttttttattattaactgtTCCTCTTGACTCTTCTAACTCTTTTTTCCTGATCTCTCACAGATTCAATTCTTTTTCCTGAAGTACCTATTGCACTTAGGTTGTCCAGTCATCTTCTGCTTGGTGTGGTGAGGATATATTCTAGAAAGGTGAATTACCTTTTCGATGACTGCAGTGAGGCTTTGCTGAAGATAAAGCAAGCTTTTCGTTCTACTGCAGTTGATTTACCTCCAGAAGAATCAACTGCTCCATATCACTCCATTACATTGCCTGAGACTTTTGATCTTGATGATTTTGAGCTGCCAGATAATGACATTTTCCAGGGGTGAGTTCTGAAATCAGAAACTGTTGTCAGCTAAATTACCTTTTGTAGTTTATTGTTTCTGTTTATGCAGTAACAGTTCAAGAAATGTAATGACCATGTAAGGGTCTGTATCCTTACAGTTCCTATTTAAAAGGTCTCAACACATGTGAGCTATACTGCTTGGGGTAGTTCTCTCGTGTTTTATAAAATCCCCCTGCCCATCCAGTGGGTTATGAACTTGTGATCTCTTTGGAATTTCCAAGTTCAGACCTGTGGTGTTCACGTAGATGTTCATCTGCtagttggtttttttttttttttttttttaatctttttcctGTTTTGACATTCATTATATACCTGACAATGGCAATATGGCCATCATTCAATTAATTGCTAGGTTATATCTTACCGTACGATATGGCAAATTCTTGGGGAAAAAACTTTTCATACTTAAgatcctttttttttccttttgtatCTTAACTTTTAGCTATCCTGCAGTAACTACGTTGACCATCATGTCAGTACAAGGGAGCAGATTACACTTCAAGACACAATGGATGGTGTTGTGTACTCATCATCGCAGTTTGGTTTGGATGGTTTGTGCAGTCTTTTCATGCCATTTTTTTGTGGTATATTTAATTACCTAATGATGATTATGCAATTAGTAATTCGATTTCTTATATGTCATAATATGATTTCAGAGCGTTTTGGTGATGGTGACGCTTCTCAAGTTGGTTTGGACCTTGAAGAGGTAATTCTATTTTGCTTGCTGGGTCCCGTTATCTCCAAAATCTTGTTGGAAGctaatttgaaatataaataatgaaatttggTTGATGTAATTGGAGTTCCCCTAATTGTTCAGTCCGTTGACAGCCTATACTATATGTTTTTGGCTTGAAAGTTTAGGAGCCAAATACACTGGCTCCCCTGTCCCATGGAGGTAATCCATCTGGTGATCCATGCACCAGTAAACAAGTTTCAATGTTTATGCATTATGGCTTTTATACAGTCACCCTTGATCATTCAGTTATTGGTATTGTACAAATtgtcatttatttaattatgtttCTGGCATGATTATTAACAGGACCTCTTCCTAGATAAGGTTGCAGCAACAGGGAGTGGTGAAGTTTCTGAGTAAGGCTTTCTCATCTGTGTCACTAATATCTGATTTGTTATTATACCATTCATTTTCTTGtcctattttctatttttttttttttttgggggggggggcaGGCGTTGGGGTGTAATTATATATTTCTATTATACTAGCCTTATTTGTTTTGTTCATTTTCAGATGGTAAGGAGAGGTTATTTTGACATgaattattcttcttcttctcacaCACAGACACACACAGAGAGTTCAAAGTTATTTCAGATTAACTATGACGTATGCTCCCTTAATCAAGTGGATCTATATATATTGCGTTCTGGACCAAAAAGACCGAAAACCAAATTTTTTTAGTAACCGAATTGAACATATTAAAAGTGCTAACTGAATCTTCGGGTCGCTCAATAAGCTACAAGCATATAGACATTTTTCTCTGAAATTTCAATCTCAATCAATCAAATATCCAACAACAGATCTCAAGTCTCAACAAAACAAATGTTAAGAGAACAAATCTAGAAAAAAGAACTGAAATTAAATTGGATCATAATGAAGAGAGCAAATCCAACAAACCCAACAACAGATCAGGAGAAATAAATCTAACAATCAAAGTCCCAATCTGACAAGTAACCAAATTTCAAAAACCGAATAAATCAACAAACCTAAGATGTTGAGTTTCCTAAAGGAGGATACGCAGGAGATTGAACACAAATCAACAAACCCAAGTCAAGTGACCGTCTTGCTGCCCAACTCAGCGTGGAGGAGCAGGCTTAGCATGCAAAGGCTGAAGATGGAGTGCCACTATGAGCTTGAGAGGTGAGGTGAAAGATCATCATCCAATAGCTATATGAGCAGAATCTAAGTTTAAGAGAGGGATAATTGATGAGAGAGTCTGAGATGGGGAAGGATAGAGGACAATGAGGTGGCAGATCTGAGACTTGGATGAAAAGGGATAGAGGAGAGAAGGGATGGATGATTTATGAACTTGAAGAGAAACTggttatttaaaacataatagttGATCTTTTTTAGTTATTTAGAACGTAAAGAATTTCTGACACAGGATCCTTAAAATGATTTCTGGTACTTGGTCTGCtgattgattttatttaattttacttatcATCAAGAATTTCTAATGAATCATGTTCATCTCCTATGATTGTAGAAATGATGCTTCAATGCCTGTTGAGCCAATACCACATCCAAAAATTGATACAAGTCATGAAGGGATGACTGAATCTTCAGAAGACATACCATTGAATGGTACTAGAGAAAAGGTTGATTTGGAAATCCAAAATATCTTATTGCTAAAGTCACTTAATCCCTTTGTTTCTttgttattttttgtttttatgttGGTTTTTATTCGACTTCTAGAAGTGATCATTTTCTAGTTATTAGAGAATAATTAATTCCTCAATTTGATGAAAAGGTTTTCCCTTGTGATAGATGGAAGGTTTTTCTGCAAATTTGGGAGGCGTTGACTATGCTCAGGCTCCATCTACCCCTGGGTTAATGGAAGAGCCAAATGTGTTCAGTGTCAAGGAAGGTCTGGTCTGTGAGGATCATTTAGAACCAGAAGATCAGAATTTAAGTGAATGTGTACGAATAGGGGCCTCTGAAAATGTCGCCACGTCAGACATTCATCATAGGGATGATGCCATGGATTTTTCTTTAGGTGGTCATTTCAATAGTAATTCTAGTGTGTGCATGCATGCTGAAGATAGCAGCCACCCTTCTGGTGAATTGGAGGTCAACCAAACAAGGATGGAGGGAGATTCTCTTTCTACTAAAGTGATTGCAGAATATGATCCAGTAGATGGGAATGTTGGTGTACTGGATGGTTTCAACAAGGTAGAAGATGCAAATAAAGTTGTTCTGTGCAATAATGAAGAGCCTGTCCCCTCTATAGATGGAAGTGGAGAGTGTGACAAATCCTTAGGAGTTAGGTTGCGAGAAACTGATGATGTCGAAATCACCAGAAACATGGAAGAATTACACTCAAATGGCAAACCTTTTGTGTCAAATCCTATCCACTCAAGGGAATCGCCTAGTGCTCCAAACTCTGTTAATATTGAAGGTCAGGGTTGTCAGGGACTTGAGGAAGTAATGAATGACAATGTTAATAATGAACCAATAGCAACTGCTTGCACAAGTGTGCTCCGGACATGCAGTTCCCGTTTAAGTGAGCCTGATATTGCATCTCATGATGTTGGTAATTCTATGGTTGCTTCTGACTTGCAATCAGTAGACACTGTACCATTGTCAACAGAGTTGCTTGAAAGGGAGGAAGGGTTCCATGCTTCTGGAACTTCCACTAAGGTGCAAGGTTTGTACCGCAAGCTATGTGGATGCAATTAGATGCTAATCTGTTTTCTGAActtgtattttaattaacttGGCTGCCTAAATATTTTTACCTTTTTAGTTCAAGAGTGCCACAAGACTGATGTTGTGCGGTCAGAGGAAAATCGGATTTCTGAAGCCACTTTAAGTGGAGAAATTCTGGCTGATGGAGGAACACAAGAGGATCAACTGGACAAGGCAATCTCTAATGATAACCAGTGTGAAGATCTGAATAGTTCCTTGACTTCTGATTTGCCTGCACCTGAGAAGTTGCTTTTTGCCCCCCAGAGGCCTCTGGATAGACCACATGATTTACTAGTTGAGACACCTGATAAACAAGTCCAAGAGGAGGGTGATGAAAGTGGTGCAGGGACAAAAATTTCTGTGAGAAAACGAAGTCTTACTGAAAGCTCTTTGACTGTGCAAAGTGTAAATTCAGTTGAATCATTCAGCATGACCAAATCAACGAGAACACTAGATTCTATTCCTGATGATGATGACTTGCTATCTTCTATATTAGGTATCATGTCCTTCACTGGTTCCTTTAACATGCTAGGCTATTTGCTTTCTAATGTAGACttccataaaaatattattgaccAGATAAAACTGTTTTCTTTTCCAGTCGGAAGAAGATCTTCAGCTTTGAAAATGAAGCCAACTCCACCTGTGCCTGAAGTACCACCTATGAAGCGTGCTCGGTCTTCGTCTCGACCTTCCACATTGAAGAGGAAGGTGCTAATGGATGATTCAATGGTTTTGCATGGCGAGTATGTCAACATTCTCATCTACCATCTCTCTTTATAAATCTTGAATATTTCTATTTTGATAATAAGTGTCTTCTGTCCTATCTTAATTGTTCACTAGTTAAGAATGTTGACAGGTAGGAACCTGCTATAAATGCTTTTATGGTGGGAAAATTGGaagaaatttattagtttgagGGTTCTGATTTAAGGAAGAAGGGGAACTGTATTAGAGCTgattagagaagaagagaagtttCTGGTTATTTTGATGCTGTGACTGCACCTGAAGCACTGTAGCagcagattaaaaaaataagagagaagGAAGGGGGGAAATAAATTAACCACCGAGCctttcaaatataatatttggaTATTTGTCAAAATCCCTAGAGAATTTCCAAGTTATATTACTATTTAtatatttgataattaattcTGCTGCTAGGATTAGGAAATGGGAATCCCAAACTAGGAAGATGCCAAGATTAAATGCTATATAGGATATGAAGCAAAGAATTTTATCTTAGGAATTATATATAGTACTAAACCCTAAATTTTTTGGACATTTGATAATTAATCCTACTACAAGTGGGATTTGGAACACTCCTACAGACTGCTGAGCTCTAATTTTCCTAAACAGAAATTTGAGTTTTGGACTTAAGAATTAGATCAAGGTGTAATTTTCCttgattgcataaatatttgtGCTTCTGGTACTGGTGATCAACAGTACAGTACCCATGCAGGATCTGGCTGAATGATTTTTTCCTTTAATGTCCTGGTTCCACTGAAGATCTGTTCCAGTGCTAGTTTCCTGATCAATCAATTTTAGTGTTCTATTTTTATTGCATAATGTATCCTTAGATTTACTATATATcatcttattttataaaatattaatgaatcACCTACTCCTTTGAAGTACTATACGCCAACAGTTGACTAACACTGAGGACATCCGTCGCATGAGGAAAAAGGCACCTTGTACATGCACTGAAATTTTGATGATTCAAAGGCAATTCTTGGAAGAGGGAATCTTTAGTGAACCAGTATTAACTGGTGAGTTAATTTTGCTAGAGCTTAAGTTTGCTTTCCTGctttattgttattatatttatcatatttttgtCATTTACCTTGTTTATATTAGCTGAAGCCTAAATGTAAACTTTCTCCTCCAATTGTTTTTGGTGAGCAGAGGTTGAGAGAATTATAGCTTTATGGGGTTGGGAGTTTGTGATTGTTGGGTCATCTTTAATATGCTTCAAGCCTCAAAGTAATTCATGCAGGACCAATGTTTATATTTCATACTTGGATAAAAATGACCTTAAGATGATGGTATTCTCTGTTGTATTTAGAAAGTTATATTGCTGTTTGCACACATGGTGTATATCTTAATAAGTTAGTCAGCCTATGCAATGGTGTTTGCCTTCCAATCCTATGGTCACATATGCAATGGTGTTTGCTTCCTCTCAATCCCAGCACTGTTGCAAGTCAGTTATGAACACAAATTAGGTTTGGTAGTGTAAATTCTATCAGACACGAACATACTCAAACACTCTTCTTCCCATCTACTATTGTCTTGTTTGTTTTTCACATGAAAAATCCATATTCTTATGAAGTTGTGTAGttaattaagtttggtttttcAGGCATGTTAGCAGAATTGTCAGATTTGCACAGTGAAGCATTTGATTTGAGCAGAATCACGGTTTCTGAAAATGATGACAATAATAATGCTTCTTTTGAAGCATTGGATGATGAAGATTCTGCCAAGCAAAATGTTAACCAACATAGCGGCATTGAAGGATCCACAGAACCTGGTAGTTGCAGAAATGACTTGGATGGACAATTCTCTGAGACTCCCATTCAGAATGATAATCAGCAGGTTGAAGACCACTTTGGCTCCTATGATATTGGTAATCAAGAACACGTGAATTTTATCACAGATGCAGCTGATTATAGAACTTCAGAACATGAACATTTGGGAAAAATAAGCGAAATGGAAATTGATAAATTAGATGCTGAAGTTGCTGATGCCACAAATCATTCTGCTCAGGGGTTTGAGACACCCCAAAGAGAGCCACTGTCTGGAGATATTTTTGAAATGACAACTGGTACTCTTGATCAGTCAGACGTCATGGACAAAATGATTGGTTCAGATGATTTTATGCAGATGGATGCTTCAAACATGCCATCTGATAAGATTGATACACAACTGGTCGAGGAAGTTGCTTCCTTAAGGGACATGAGCAAAGGCAGAGAGCTTGATGGTATTGAATTTGTAGACCATTCTGTAGGGCAAATTATTGCAAATGGAACTGAATTAAGGACAGAAGGGATTCCCTTGGAGGAAAATAAAGCTGGTGTACCAACTGAAGTCAGGGATTTTCATCCAGAAGGTTGTGCACCTATTGATGATAATTTCAGTTCTGTAAATGTAGACCAGGCTATGGATGAGATTGGAAATGATAAGCATGGAGTTCTTTGTGAGATTGGAGGTTTGGTTGTGAGCTCAGGGCTTATCGATGATAAGGACCAAGTATCTAATCCTGACCAAATATCTAATCCTTTGTGCAATGAAGAATCTAAAATGGATTCTGTGCATCTGGTAGGACTTGGTGGAGATTTTAAAAGCACTTCCATGAATGGAGATACAGCATGCGAACAAGCTGAGCGTCAGAGCATCATGGATACAGAAAATACACAGCTTGACTGTGTTACAACTGGTGATTGTGGTGTAAGTTAGACTCTGATCTTATGTGTCTTTTGTTTACTTGTAAAGCATGTCCATTCCTGTAATCACTTTATAACTTCGCCCATCTGTCAAATTTTTGTATTCTTTTTAGCATTTGTGTCCCTTGGTCAGAAGGTATTCTACTGTATTGACTTGGTGATTGTTGGCTTATCTAATGGTGATTTTGACCTCTTTCTGCTCCCTCTCTCCACCCCCACCCCAACCTCCGGcaaaaaaaaactctttctaAAGAATATTGTTTTGGAGATGTCTTGTTATAGCAAGGTATGTATACTTCTTTCTAAAGAATCTGTCTTTGCTAAGTGTGTACTTTGTTGGTGCAGGATTTCCAAGATGATGCATTTGCAAATAACACAGGTTCACATCTTTGTTATTGCTAtgtttctgatttttttttttttttttggtgtttGTGTATCTTTTTAAATATCATTGGCAACCTAATTGAATACATTTTCTCTCTATAA
Coding sequences within it:
- the LOC110607328 gene encoding sister chromatid cohesion 1 protein 4 isoform X4, with product MEDLFLDKVAATGSGEVSENDASMPVEPIPHPKIDTSHEGMTESSEDIPLNGTREKMEGFSANLGGVDYAQAPSTPGLMEEPNVFSVKEGLVCEDHLEPEDQNLSECVRIGASENVATSDIHHRDDAMDFSLGGHFNSNSSVCMHAEDSSHPSGELEVNQTRMEGDSLSTKVIAEYDPVDGNVGVLDGFNKVEDANKVVLCNNEEPVPSIDGSGECDKSLGVRLRETDDVEITRNMEELHSNGKPFVSNPIHSRESPSAPNSVNIEGQGCQGLEEVMNDNVNNEPIATACTSVLRTCSSRLSEPDIASHDVGNSMVASDLQSVDTVPLSTELLEREEGFHASGTSTKVQVQECHKTDVVRSEENRISEATLSGEILADGGTQEDQLDKAISNDNQCEDLNSSLTSDLPAPEKLLFAPQRPLDRPHDLLVETPDKQVQEEGDESGAGTKISVRKRSLTESSLTVQSVNSVESFSMTKSTRTLDSIPDDDDLLSSILVGRRSSALKMKPTPPVPEVPPMKRARSSSRPSTLKRKVLMDDSMVLHGDTIRQQLTNTEDIRRMRKKAPCTCTEILMIQRQFLEEGIFSEPVLTGMLAELSDLHSEAFDLSRITVSENDDNNNASFEALDDEDSAKQNVNQHSGIEGSTEPGSCRNDLDGQFSETPIQNDNQQVEDHFGSYDIGNQEHVNFITDAADYRTSEHEHLGKISEMEIDKLDAEVADATNHSAQGFETPQREPLSGDIFEMTTGTLDQSDVMDKMIGSDDFMQMDASNMPSDKIDTQLVEEVASLRDMSKGRELDGIEFVDHSVGQIIANGTELRTEGIPLEENKAGVPTEVRDFHPEGCAPIDDNFSSVNVDQAMDEIGNDKHGVLCEIGGLVVSSGLIDDKDQVSNPDQISNPLCNEESKMDSVHLVGLGGDFKSTSMNGDTACEQAERQSIMDTENTQLDCVTTGDCGDFQDDAFANNTEFLNVDDDEIGEDYEEGMPNAEDTRVLDNSGWSSRTRAVAKYLQTLFDKEAGHGRKVLPMDSLLAGKTRKEASRMFFETLVLKTRDYVHVEQAKPFDNINIKPRAKLMKSDF
- the LOC110607328 gene encoding sister chromatid cohesion 1 protein 4 isoform X2, yielding MLSFLKEDTQEIEHKSTNPSQVTVLLPNSAWRSRLSMQRLKMECHYELERNDASMPVEPIPHPKIDTSHEGMTESSEDIPLNGTREKMEGFSANLGGVDYAQAPSTPGLMEEPNVFSVKEGLVCEDHLEPEDQNLSECVRIGASENVATSDIHHRDDAMDFSLGGHFNSNSSVCMHAEDSSHPSGELEVNQTRMEGDSLSTKVIAEYDPVDGNVGVLDGFNKVEDANKVVLCNNEEPVPSIDGSGECDKSLGVRLRETDDVEITRNMEELHSNGKPFVSNPIHSRESPSAPNSVNIEGQGCQGLEEVMNDNVNNEPIATACTSVLRTCSSRLSEPDIASHDVGNSMVASDLQSVDTVPLSTELLEREEGFHASGTSTKVQVQECHKTDVVRSEENRISEATLSGEILADGGTQEDQLDKAISNDNQCEDLNSSLTSDLPAPEKLLFAPQRPLDRPHDLLVETPDKQVQEEGDESGAGTKISVRKRSLTESSLTVQSVNSVESFSMTKSTRTLDSIPDDDDLLSSILVGRRSSALKMKPTPPVPEVPPMKRARSSSRPSTLKRKVLMDDSMVLHGDTIRQQLTNTEDIRRMRKKAPCTCTEILMIQRQFLEEGIFSEPVLTGMLAELSDLHSEAFDLSRITVSENDDNNNASFEALDDEDSAKQNVNQHSGIEGSTEPGSCRNDLDGQFSETPIQNDNQQVEDHFGSYDIGNQEHVNFITDAADYRTSEHEHLGKISEMEIDKLDAEVADATNHSAQGFETPQREPLSGDIFEMTTGTLDQSDVMDKMIGSDDFMQMDASNMPSDKIDTQLVEEVASLRDMSKGRELDGIEFVDHSVGQIIANGTELRTEGIPLEENKAGVPTEVRDFHPEGCAPIDDNFSSVNVDQAMDEIGNDKHGVLCEIGGLVVSSGLIDDKDQVSNPDQISNPLCNEESKMDSVHLVGLGGDFKSTSMNGDTACEQAERQSIMDTENTQLDCVTTGDCGDFQDDAFANNTEFLNVDDDEIGEDYEEGMPNAEDTRVLDNSGWSSRTRAVAKYLQTLFDKEAGHGRKVLPMDSLLAGKTRKEASRMFFETLVLKTRDYVHVEQAKPFDNINIKPRAKLMKSDF
- the LOC110607328 gene encoding sister chromatid cohesion 1 protein 4 isoform X1, with product MFYSQFILAKKGPLGTIWIAAHLERKLRKNQVADTDIGVSVDSILFPEVPIALRLSSHLLLGVVRIYSRKVNYLFDDCSEALLKIKQAFRSTAVDLPPEESTAPYHSITLPETFDLDDFELPDNDIFQGNYVDHHVSTREQITLQDTMDGVVYSSSQFGLDERFGDGDASQVGLDLEEDLFLDKVAATGSGEVSENDASMPVEPIPHPKIDTSHEGMTESSEDIPLNGTREKMEGFSANLGGVDYAQAPSTPGLMEEPNVFSVKEGLVCEDHLEPEDQNLSECVRIGASENVATSDIHHRDDAMDFSLGGHFNSNSSVCMHAEDSSHPSGELEVNQTRMEGDSLSTKVIAEYDPVDGNVGVLDGFNKVEDANKVVLCNNEEPVPSIDGSGECDKSLGVRLRETDDVEITRNMEELHSNGKPFVSNPIHSRESPSAPNSVNIEGQGCQGLEEVMNDNVNNEPIATACTSVLRTCSSRLSEPDIASHDVGNSMVASDLQSVDTVPLSTELLEREEGFHASGTSTKVQVQECHKTDVVRSEENRISEATLSGEILADGGTQEDQLDKAISNDNQCEDLNSSLTSDLPAPEKLLFAPQRPLDRPHDLLVETPDKQVQEEGDESGAGTKISVRKRSLTESSLTVQSVNSVESFSMTKSTRTLDSIPDDDDLLSSILVGRRSSALKMKPTPPVPEVPPMKRARSSSRPSTLKRKVLMDDSMVLHGDTIRQQLTNTEDIRRMRKKAPCTCTEILMIQRQFLEEGIFSEPVLTGMLAELSDLHSEAFDLSRITVSENDDNNNASFEALDDEDSAKQNVNQHSGIEGSTEPGSCRNDLDGQFSETPIQNDNQQVEDHFGSYDIGNQEHVNFITDAADYRTSEHEHLGKISEMEIDKLDAEVADATNHSAQGFETPQREPLSGDIFEMTTGTLDQSDVMDKMIGSDDFMQMDASNMPSDKIDTQLVEEVASLRDMSKGRELDGIEFVDHSVGQIIANGTELRTEGIPLEENKAGVPTEVRDFHPEGCAPIDDNFSSVNVDQAMDEIGNDKHGVLCEIGGLVVSSGLIDDKDQVSNPDQISNPLCNEESKMDSVHLVGLGGDFKSTSMNGDTACEQAERQSIMDTENTQLDCVTTGDCGDFQDDAFANNTEFLNVDDDEIGEDYEEGMPNAEDTRVLDNSGWSSRTRAVAKYLQTLFDKEAGHGRKVLPMDSLLAGKTRKEASRMFFETLVLKTRDYVHVEQAKPFDNINIKPRAKLMKSDF
- the LOC110607328 gene encoding sister chromatid cohesion 1 protein 4 isoform X3, with the translated sequence MDGVVYSSSQFGLDERFGDGDASQVGLDLEEDLFLDKVAATGSGEVSENDASMPVEPIPHPKIDTSHEGMTESSEDIPLNGTREKMEGFSANLGGVDYAQAPSTPGLMEEPNVFSVKEGLVCEDHLEPEDQNLSECVRIGASENVATSDIHHRDDAMDFSLGGHFNSNSSVCMHAEDSSHPSGELEVNQTRMEGDSLSTKVIAEYDPVDGNVGVLDGFNKVEDANKVVLCNNEEPVPSIDGSGECDKSLGVRLRETDDVEITRNMEELHSNGKPFVSNPIHSRESPSAPNSVNIEGQGCQGLEEVMNDNVNNEPIATACTSVLRTCSSRLSEPDIASHDVGNSMVASDLQSVDTVPLSTELLEREEGFHASGTSTKVQVQECHKTDVVRSEENRISEATLSGEILADGGTQEDQLDKAISNDNQCEDLNSSLTSDLPAPEKLLFAPQRPLDRPHDLLVETPDKQVQEEGDESGAGTKISVRKRSLTESSLTVQSVNSVESFSMTKSTRTLDSIPDDDDLLSSILVGRRSSALKMKPTPPVPEVPPMKRARSSSRPSTLKRKVLMDDSMVLHGDTIRQQLTNTEDIRRMRKKAPCTCTEILMIQRQFLEEGIFSEPVLTGMLAELSDLHSEAFDLSRITVSENDDNNNASFEALDDEDSAKQNVNQHSGIEGSTEPGSCRNDLDGQFSETPIQNDNQQVEDHFGSYDIGNQEHVNFITDAADYRTSEHEHLGKISEMEIDKLDAEVADATNHSAQGFETPQREPLSGDIFEMTTGTLDQSDVMDKMIGSDDFMQMDASNMPSDKIDTQLVEEVASLRDMSKGRELDGIEFVDHSVGQIIANGTELRTEGIPLEENKAGVPTEVRDFHPEGCAPIDDNFSSVNVDQAMDEIGNDKHGVLCEIGGLVVSSGLIDDKDQVSNPDQISNPLCNEESKMDSVHLVGLGGDFKSTSMNGDTACEQAERQSIMDTENTQLDCVTTGDCGDFQDDAFANNTEFLNVDDDEIGEDYEEGMPNAEDTRVLDNSGWSSRTRAVAKYLQTLFDKEAGHGRKVLPMDSLLAGKTRKEASRMFFETLVLKTRDYVHVEQAKPFDNINIKPRAKLMKSDF